The following coding sequences are from one Luteimonas sp. S4-F44 window:
- a CDS encoding glycine zipper 2TM domain-containing protein, which yields MNTLRTLACLGLFSLAAAGTAHAQHYGPQDEGRRFNDGSRVVCKDVEVQRNSSDPNRIGGTAAGAVIGGLLGNQIGGGNGRKLATVGGAVAGGAIGRNVQGNRQETRGDRIVETRCDRVYR from the coding sequence ATGAACACGTTGCGCACACTTGCCTGTCTCGGCCTGTTTTCGCTGGCTGCGGCCGGAACCGCCCACGCCCAGCACTACGGCCCGCAGGACGAAGGGCGCCGTTTCAACGACGGCAGCCGCGTGGTCTGCAAGGATGTCGAAGTCCAGCGCAACAGCTCCGACCCCAATCGCATCGGCGGCACGGCCGCAGGCGCGGTCATCGGTGGTCTGCTCGGCAACCAGATCGGCGGCGGCAACGGCCGCAAGCTCGCGACCGTGGGCGGTGCCGTGGCCGGTGGCGCGATCGGCCGCAACGTCCAGGGCAACCGTCAGGAGACCCGCGGCGACCGCATTGTCGAAACGCGCTGCGATCGCGTCTATCGCTGA
- a CDS encoding nitroreductase family protein: protein MSSNPFLETSRRRRSQYSLGRNLPISQQATTDLIQEAVRLSPSSFNSQSSRAVILFGDQSQTFWDIVKDALRAIVPADGFAATEAKIDSFAAGAGTVLFYEDQDVVRSLQQQFPLYADNFPVWSEHASAMAQFSVWTALANAGIGASLQHYNPLPDAAVAAQWSLPASWTLRAQMPFGSNEAPFGDKDHIDDAVRFRVHG, encoded by the coding sequence ATGTCCAGCAATCCGTTCCTCGAAACTTCGCGACGTCGCCGCAGCCAGTACAGCCTCGGGCGCAACCTTCCGATCTCGCAGCAGGCGACCACCGACCTCATCCAGGAAGCGGTGCGCCTGAGCCCGTCGTCGTTCAACTCGCAGAGCTCGCGGGCGGTGATCCTGTTCGGCGATCAGAGCCAGACGTTCTGGGACATCGTCAAGGACGCACTGCGCGCGATCGTGCCGGCCGACGGCTTCGCCGCCACCGAAGCGAAGATCGACAGCTTCGCCGCCGGTGCGGGCACGGTGCTGTTCTACGAGGACCAGGACGTGGTCCGCAGCCTGCAGCAGCAGTTCCCGCTGTATGCGGACAACTTCCCGGTGTGGTCCGAACATGCGAGTGCGATGGCGCAGTTCTCGGTCTGGACCGCGCTCGCCAATGCCGGCATCGGCGCCAGCCTGCAGCATTACAACCCGCTGCCCGATGCCGCAGTGGCTGCGCAGTGGTCGCTGCCGGCAAGCTGGACCTTGCGCGCGCAGATGCCGTTCGGCTCGAACGAAGCGCCGTTCGGCGACAAGGACCACATCGACGACGCCGTGCGGTTCCGCGTGCACGGCTGA